The Glycine max cultivar Williams 82 chromosome 12, Glycine_max_v4.0, whole genome shotgun sequence genome window below encodes:
- the LOC100804175 gene encoding probable magnesium transporter NIPA4, whose translation MATSSSSSSTSSWREGMSSDNIKGLCLALSSSFFIGASFIVKKKGLKKAGASGIRAGSGGYSYLYEPLWWVGMITMIVGEIANFAAYAFAPAILVTPLGALSIIISAALAHIILRERLHIFGILGCVLCVVGSTTIVLHAPQEREIESVSEVWDLAMEPAFLFYAALVITATFILIFHFIPLYGQTHIMVYIGVCSLVGSLTVMSVKALGIVIKLTLSGMNQLIYPQTWAFTLVVIVCVLTQMNYLNKALDTFNTAVVSPIYYVMFTTFTIVASVIMFKDWDRQSPTQVITEICGFVTILSGTFLLHKTKDMADGLQPSLSVRLPKHSEEDGFDGGEGIPLRRQEAMRSP comes from the exons ATGGcgacttcttcttcttcttcttcgactTCGAGCTGGCGCGAGGGCATGTCCTCCGACAACATAAAGGGACTGTGTCTCGCTCTCTCCTCTAGCTTCTTCATCGGTGCCAGCTTCATTGTCAAAAAGAAGGGTTTGAAGAAGGCCGGTGCTAGTGGAATCAGGGCCG GAAGTGGAGGTTATTCTTACTTGTATGAGCCGCTTTGGTGGGTGGGAATGATAACAA TGATTGTTGGGGAGATTGCCAATTTTGCAGCTTATGCATTTGCCCCAGCTATATTGGTCACCCCTCTTGGTGCTCTTAGCATTATTATCAG TGCTGCTCTTGCTCATATTATTTTACGGGAGAGGCTACATATTTTTGGAATTCTTGGTTGCGTTTTGTGTGTCGTGGGATCTACAACAATTGTTTTGCATGCTCCTCAAGAACGGGAAATTGAATCTGTTTCAGAAGTGTGGGATCTTGCTATGGAACCAG CATTTCTCTTTTATGCAGCTTTGGTAATAACAGCTACTTTTATCCTTATCTTCCACTTCATTCCTCTCTATGGCCAGACACACATAATGGTTTATATCGGTGTTTGTTCCCTTGTAGGTTCTCTAACG GTTATGAGTGTTAAGGCTCTTGGAATTGTCATAAAGTTAACACTGTCGGGGATGAATCAGCTAATTTACCCTCAAACTTGGGCATTCACTCTAGTTGTAATTGTTTGTGTTCTTACCcaaatgaattatttaaataag GCACTGGATACTTTTAATACGGCAGTGGTATCTCCCATATATTATGTTATGTTCACTACATTTACCATTGTGGCTAGTGTTATTATGTTTAAG GACTGGGATAGACAAAGTCCAACACAAGTTATCACAGAAATATGTGGGTTTGTGACCATTCTATCAGGAACTTTTCTTCTTCACAAAACTAAGGATATGGCTGATG GTTTACAACCATCTTTATCTGTTAGACTTCCTAAGCATTCAGAAGAGGATGGCTTTGATGGTGGTGAAGGCATTCCTCTTAGACGGCAAGAAGCCATGAGATCGCCATGA
- the LOC100803648 gene encoding ribosome biogenesis protein BOP1 homolog: MKGKKNTMTKNDVEDDGAPVPSPTVSDSDSDYEDSSADDDDKSSDSLDSQSESELEDASPENGGSGDVESAEDEDTVNDEDGGSESSDLHQEGAESDSSEDEVAPRNTIGDVPLKWYEDEPHIGYDIKAKKIKKKEKQDKLDSFLASVDDSKNWRKIYDEYNDEVVELTKDEIKLVRRLLKNRAPHSDFDPYPDGVDWFKWEDAKHPLSNAPEPKRRFIPSKWEAKKVVQYVRAIRQGLITFDKPKEEDGPYLLWGDDSGSTERANHLAYIPAPKQKLPGHDESYNPPLEYIPTQEEVNSYQLMFEEDRPKFIPKRFASMRSIPAYENAMKDCFERCLDLYLCPRVRKKRLNIDPESLKPKLPSRKELKPYPTTCYIEYKGHEDAVTSISLEASGQWMASGSSDGTVRIWEVETGRCLRRWEVGESVSCVAWNPLPNIHLLAVSVGQDVLLLNTCLGDDEEQKQIKELLWVDSSTALDDSGNQAPSVSWLKDDKHMGLRLRHFKTVTAVEWHRKGDYFSTVMPAGESRAVLIHQLSKKLTQKLPFKLHGLAVRSTFHPSRSIFFVCTKKSVRVYDLLKTKIIKKLDTGLREASSIAVHPGGDNLIVGSKEGKMCWFDMDLSSKPYKILKCHPKDINNVIFHRSYPLFASCSDDCTAYVFHGMVYSDLNQNPLIVPLEILRGHTNSNGRGILDCKFHPRQPWLFTAGADKLIKLYCH; this comes from the exons ATGAAAGGGAAGAAGAACACCATGACCAAAAACGACGTTGAAGACGACGGAGCTCCGGTTCCTTCACCAACAGTATCCGATTCCGACTCTGATTACGAG GACTCTTCAGCAGATGACGACGACAAATCTTCTGACTCGCTGGATTCTCAATCTGAATCGGAATTAGAAGATGCTTCACCTGAGAATGGTGGCTCCGGCGATGTAGAATCTGCAGAAGATGAG GACACTGTCAATGATGAAGACGGTGGAAGTGAGAGCTCTGATCTCCATCAGGAAGGAGCTGAGAGTGATTCCTCCGAGGATGAG GTGGCTCCTCGAAACACCATTGGAGATGTGCCATTGAAGTGGTATGAGGATGAGCCTCATATTGGATACGACATCAAGGCaaaaaagattaagaaaaaggaaaagcaagACAAGTTGGATTCATTTCTTGCAAGTGTTGATGATTCTAAGAATTG GCGGAAGATCTATGATGAGTACAATGATGAGGTAGTTGAGTTGACAAAAGATGAAATCAAACTTGTCCGTAGACTGCTAAAGAATCGGGCACCCCATTCTGACTTTGATCCATATCCA GATGGTGTTGACTGGTTTAAATGGGAAGACGCCAAACATCCATTGTCTAATGCACCTGAACCAAAAAGAAGGTTTATTCCATCAAAGTGGGAAGCTAAAAAG GTTGTACAGTATGTTAGAGCAATCCGCCAGGGATTAATCACTTTTGACAAGCCAAAAGAGGAAGATGGTCCATATCTCTTGTGGGGAGATGATTCTGGTTCAACAGAAAGAGCAAATCATTTGGCTTACATTCCTGCCCCAAAGCAGAAGTTACCTG GCCATGATGAGTCATATAATCCTCCTCTAGAGTACATTCCAACCCAAGAAGAGGTCAATTCTTATCAATTGATGTTTGAGGAAGACCGCCCTAAGTTTATTCCTAAAAG GTTTGCATCTATGAGGAGCATTCCTGCATATGAGAATGCTATGAAAGACTGCTTTGAACGTTGTTTGGATTTGTATTTATGTCCTCGAGTTCGGAAAAAACGT CTCAATATCGATCCTGAATCTTTAAAGCCAAAGCTTCCAAGTCGAAAGGAGCTTAAGCCTTATCCCACAACATGCTATATCGAGTATAAAGGCCATGAAGATGCTGTTACATCAATTTCACTCGAAGCTTCAGGACAATGGATGGCTTCAG GTTCAAGTGATGGAACTGTCCGTATCTGGGAGGTTGAAACTGGCAGATGTCTTAGGCGGTGGGAGGTTGGTGAATCTGTTAGCTGTGTTGCTTGGAATCCTCTGCCCAATATTCATCTTCTGGCGGTTTCTGT GGGCCAAGATGTACTTCTACTTAACACTTGTTTGGGGGATGACGAAGAGCAGAAACAGATTAAGGAGCTTCTCTGGGTTGACTCATCTACAGCATTGGATGACTCTG GCAACCAAGCACCTAGTGTAAGCTGGCTTAAAGATGATAAACATATGGGTTTAAGGTTAAGGCACTTTAAG ACTGTTACTGCTGTAGAATGGCACCGGAAAGGTGACTACTTTTCGACAGTGATGCCGGCAG GTGAATCAAGAGCAGTTCTGATACACCAGTTATCCAAAAAGCTTACGCAAAAACTTCCATTCAAATTACATGGACTTGCTGTTAGGTCAACCTTCCATCCATCCCGTTCCATCTTCTTTGTATGTACCAAAAAGAGTGTTCGTGTGTATGATTTATTGAAGACCAAGATCATAAAAAAGCTTGATACTGGGCTTCGTGAAGCTTCATCCATTGCAGTTCATCCTGGAG GTGATAATTTAATTGTCGGTAGCAAAGAGGGGAAGATGTGTTGGTTTGACATGGACCTTTCATCTAAACCGTATAAAATTCTTAA GTGTCACCCAAAAGATATCAACAATGTCATCTTTCATCGCTCGTATCCCCTATTTGCTTCATGTTCAGATGACTGCACTGCATATGTTTTTCATGGAATGGTTTATTCTGATCTCAATCAAAATCCTCTTATTGTTCCTTTAGAAATTCTACGAGGTCATACCAATTCAAATGGGAGAG GGATACTGGACTGTAAATTTCACCCGAGACAGCCATGGTTATTTACGGCTGGTGCTGATAAACTGATTAAACTTTATTGTCATTAA